A section of the Drosophila subobscura isolate 14011-0131.10 chromosome A, UCBerk_Dsub_1.0, whole genome shotgun sequence genome encodes:
- the LOC117903460 gene encoding probable ATP-dependent RNA helicase kurz, which yields MGKKVHNAKARQNPQTIVDNSAAKKIQIDVSSVADGRSGIGAGYDEANALVLPSQKRATKTIVERTNHVKILTKKQRKHLQAIVDKKKKKEGRAQLLVDLASVQIPDAELQQYTSISQVQTVGLKRLQTLDDYLARKKERQAQVQAERAPGSRVNAIKGAAKRKLLAEEQEELDAKRRNPNIVSLNEGEESDTSTDEDEAAGEPPSAPAAVPSPTETKPKPIPVPAAAPAPATPLCTHQTVYVPVNRLAKVQEARLRLPILAEEQQVMETINENPIVIVAGATGSGKTTQLPQFLYEAGYAQHKMIGVTEPRRVAAIAMSKRVAHEMNLSEREVSYLIRFEGNVSPATRIKFMTDGVLMKEIESDFLLNKYSVIILDEAHERSIYTDILVGLLSRIVPLRHKRGSPLKLIVMSATLRVSDFTENTRLFKQPPPLINVECRQYPVTIHFQKRTPEDYVAEAYRKALKIHNQLPEGGILIFVTGQQEVNLLVRKLRRCFPYRQQQEQQEQQQNEQQQNEQQLEDVAEENFDMKRVIRNIRKSKKKFLAQMELPKINLDDYKLPGDDTEADMHEQAEEDHSDDDALSAGEELGVSELSSGPKQPLWVLPLYSLLSSEKQNRIFQPVPEGCRLCVVSTNVAETSLTIPHIKYVVDSGRQKTRLYDKLTGVSAFVVTYTSKASAEQRAGRAGRISAGHCYRLYSSAVYEHQFMEFGLPDIQQKPVDDLMLQMRSMGIDRVVHFPFPTPPDQLQLQAAEQRLTVLGALEATPGDAKDLPPAMTPLGRVISRFPVAPRFGKMLALSHQQGLLPYTVCLVAALSVQEVLQETGVQRTEDVAPKANKFHEKRQRWAASGNFQLLGDPMVLLRAVGAAEYAGSRGQLPEFCATNGLRQKAISEVRKLRVQLTNEINLNVSGVQLSVDPQLKPPSDAQARFLRQILLAGMGDRVARKVPLSEITDKEERRRLKYAYNTPDMVDPAFLHASSVLKQKTPEWIIYQEAYELRNGDSEKMFLRGITAIEPEWLLLYVPLLCNMREVRDDPPPRYEASSGKLFCFVEATFGKAGWPLPLSEMEMPLSEKACCYFGMFLLSGEICPRLAEFKRKLRVTPGTLIKSWSNLNDKVLRFKRALISKEIHTRQALHEHWAREPNFLLEEYHGLLYDVALNELTALWPPLPLK from the exons ATGGGCAAGAAAGTACACAATGCCAAAGCGCGGCAGAATCCCCAAACGATTGTCGACAATTCCGCAGCTAAAAAG ATCCAAATAGATGTAAGCTCCGTGGCCGATGGCAGGAGTGGCATTGGGGCTGGCTACGATGAGGCCAATGCCTTGGTGCTGCCCTCACAGAAGCGCGCCACAAAGACCATCGTGGAGCGGACGAATCATGTGAAGATCCTGACGAAAAAGCAACGCAAGCACCTGCAGGCGATTGTggacaagaagaagaaaaaggaagGC CGCGCTCAGCTGCTGGTAGATTTGGCCTCCGTGCAAATACCCGACGCTGAGCTGCAGCAGTACACATCCATCAGCCAGGTGCAGACGGTGGGTCTGAAGCGTCTGCAAACGTTGGACGACTATTTGGCCAGGAAGAAGGAGCGACAGGCGCAGGTGCAGGCCGAGCGTGCGCCCGGCAGTCGCGTGAATGCCATTAAGGGTGCGGCCAAGCGCAAGCTGCTCgccgaggagcaggaggagctggatGCCAAGCGCAGGAATCCCAATATAGTTAGCCTAAACGAAGGGGAGGAGAGCGACACTTCGACTGATGAGGATGAAGCGGCTGGAGAACCTCCATCAGCGCCTGCAGCTGTGCCCAGTCCAACggaaacaaaacccaaacccattcCCGTGCCGgctgccgctcccgctcctgccACACCCTTGTGCACACATCAAACCGTTTATGTGCCCGTGAACCGCTTGGCCAAGGTGCAGGAGGCGCGTCTGCGTCTGCCCATACTCGCCGAGGAGCAGCAAGTGATGGAGACGATCAACGAGAATCCAATTGTGATTGTAGCCGGTGCCACGGGCTCCGGCAAGACGACGCAGCTGCCGCAGTTCCTGTACGAGGCGGGCTATGCCCAACACAAGATGATTGGCGTGACGGAGCCGCGTCGTGTGGCTGCCATAGCCATGTCCAAGCGTGTGGCCCACGAGATGAATCTATCGGAGCGCGAGGTGTCCTACCTGATACGCTTCGAGGGCAACGTGAGTCCCGCAACGCGCATCAAGTTCATGACGGATGGCGTCCTCATGAAGGAGATCGAAAGCGACTTCCTGCTCAACAAGTACTCTGTGATCATCCTGGACGAGGCGCACGAGCGCAGCATCTACACGGACATCCTCGTGGGACTGCTCTCGCGCATTGTGCCGCTGCGCCACAAGCGTGGCAGTCCCCTCAAGCTCATTGTGATGTCTGCCACGCTGCGTGTCAGCGATTTCACCGAGAACACGCGTCTGTTcaagcagccgccgccgctgatCAATGTGGAGTGCCGCCAGTACCCCGTCACCATACACTTTCAGAAGCGCACGCCCGAGGACTACGTGGCGGAGGCATACCGCAAGGCGCTGAAGATTCACAACCAGCTGCCCGAGGGCGGCATTCTCATATTTGTGACTGGACAGCAGGAGGTGAATCTGCTGGTGCGCAAGCTGCGGCGTTGCTTTCCCTAtcgtcagcagcaggagcagcaggagcagcagcagaatgagcagcagcagaatgagcagcagctggaggatgtAGCCGAAGAGAACTTTGATATGAAGCGCGTCATCCGCAACATACGCAAGTCCAAGAAGAAGTTTCTGGCACAAATGGAGCTGCCGAAGATCAATTTGGACGATTACAAGCTGCCCGGGGATGACACAGAAGCGGATATGCACgagcaggcggaggaggatCACTCGGATGACGATGCACTGTCGGCGGGGGAAGAGCTAGGTGTCTCTGAGCTGTCCTCCGGTCCGAAGCAGCCACTCTGGGTGCTGCCCCTCTACTCGCTGCTCTCATCGGAGAAGCAGAATCGCATCTTTCAGCCCGTGCCCGAGGGCTGTCGCCTGTGCGTGGTGAGCACGAATGTCGCGGAGACCTCGCTGACCATTCCACACATCAAATACGTCGTGGACAGTGGCCGCCAGAAGACGCGACTGTACGACAAGCTGACCGGCGTGAGCGCTTTCGTCGTCACTTACACATCCAAGGCCTCTGCGGAGCAGCGTGCGGGCAGGGCGGGTCGCATCAGCGCCGGACACTGCTACCGGCTGTACTCGAGTGCCGTCTATGAGCATCAGTTTATGGAGTTCGGCCTGCCGGACATACAGCAGAAGCCCGTCGATGATTTGATGCTGCAAATGCGCTCCATGGGCATCGATCGCGTTGTGCACTTTCCCTTTCCCACGCCACCcgatcagctgcagctgcaggccgcCGAGCAGCGGCTGACCGTCTTGGGAGCACTGGAGGCCACGCCCGGCGATGCCAAGGATCTGCCGCCAGCCATGACGCCGCTGGGCAGGGTCATCTCTCGCTTCCCTGTGGCGCCGCGCTTCGGCAAGATGCTGGCCCTGTCCCATCAGCAGGGACTGCTGCCGTACACCGTCTGCCTGGTGGCCGCGCTCTCCGTGCAGGAAGTGCTGCAGGAGACGGGCGTGCAGCGCACCGAGGACGTGGCACCCAAGGCCAACAAGTTCCACGAGAAGCGGCAGCGTTGGGCGGCCAGCGGCAACTTCCAGCTGCTCGGGGATCCCATGGTCCTGCTGCGAGCTGTGGGAGCGGCCGAGTATGCCGGCTCCCGTGGCCAGTTGCCCGAGTTCTGCGCGACCAACGGACTGCGCCAGAAGGCCATCAGTGAGGTGCGCAAGCTGCGCGTTCAGCTGACCAACGAGATCAATCTGAATGTCAGCGGCGTGCAGCTGAGCGTGGATCCGCAGCTGAAGCCACCCAGCGATGCGCAGGCGCGCTTCCTGCGCCAAATACTGCTCGCCGGCATGGGGGATCGTGTGGCGCGCAAAGTGCCGCTGTCGGAGATCACCGACAAGGAGGAGCGGCGACGTCTCAAGTATGCCTACAACACCCCCGACATGGTGGATCCCGCCTTCCTGCATGCCTCCTCCGTGCTCAAGCAAAAGACGCCCGAATGGATCATCTACCAGGAGGCGTACGAGCTGCGCAACGGCGACTCCGAAAAGATGTTCCTGCGCGGCATCACAGCCATTGAGCccgagtggctgctgctctatgtgccgctgctgtgcaACATGCGCGAAGTGCGCGACGATCCACCGCCACGCTATGAGGCATCGTCGGGCAAACTCTTTTGCTTTGTGGAGGCAACGTTCGGCAAGGCTGGCTGGCCGCTGCCACTAAGCGAAATGGAGATGCCGCTCAGCGAGAAGGCCTGCTG CTACTTTGGCATGTTCCTGCTGTCGGGTGAGATTTGTCCACGGCTGGCGGAGTTCAAGCGCAAGTTGAGGGTGACACCCGGCACACTCATCAAGAGCTGGTCGAACCTCAATGACAAAGTTTTGCGCTTTAAGCGTGCGCTCATCAGCAAGGAAATACACACGCGACAGGCGCTGCACGAGCATTGGGCCAGGGAGCCAAACT TTCTGCTGGAGGAGTACCATGGCCTGCTGTACGATGTGGCACTGAATGAGTTGACTGCCCTGTGGCCACCATTGCCACTGAAATGA